The segment AGTGGGTTGAGCTTGGTTTTTATCAAAGAGTGCTAGCTTGGTATGACCGATTAATTGCCATCCTCCTGGAGAAGCAAAGGGATAAATGCCGGTTTGAGCTCCACCAATGCCGACTGAACCTGCAGGAACAACAGTTCTTGGTGTGGCTCGACGAGGCGTGTGTAAGCATTTGGGCAAACCACCTAAATAGGGAAAGCCAGGTTGGAAACCAATCATATACACGGTATAGATGGACTCACTGTGCATTTGAACGATCTTTTTGGGCGTCGTGTTATGTAATTTGGCGACCTCACATAAATCTTGACCTAATTCACCGCCATAAATTACCGGGATTTCGATATGACGACCTTGAAAAGTGGATACTTTCAATTCTGTCCAATGTTGTTCCAAGCGTTGAATAAACGGACCAAAATCCACATAAAAATCAGTGAAGACCGTAAGATTATTCATTCCCACGACAACTTCTACAATATCTTGCTCAGACTGTAGTTGATTGGCAAACGCCCAGAGTTGGCGTTGTTGTTGGAGTGAAGCTGGGGGCGGTAAAGAGCAAACCACCGCTGACTCGCTTATCGGGGTTATATTCATAGAATACCCTTTGTATTGTGATGTTGTGTTGTTTGTTATTTTTTTGTTACGCTTCTCTTTTAAAGGATATTTATAGCTTTTGTCAAGGCTTTGTATTGAAAATAAAGTGTGATGCAGATCTCATTATTCATATTTTGATCTCAATCAAAATTATGAAATAGCGTATAATTAAAATATCTGTTACTTAACAATGATAAAAAAGGAATAAAAATGAAAACATTGAGTGAATTTATTGTTGAACGCCAAGCAGAGTACCCAAACGCCAAAGGGGAACTTAGTGGTATTTTGTCTTCTATTCGTTTATTAGCAAAAATCATTCATCGTGATATTAACAAAGCTGGTTTAACCAATATCCTTGGTCAGTCTGGTATCGAAAACGTACAAGGTGAAAGCCAAATGAAATTGGACTTATTCGCCCATAACACCATGAATGCAGCCCTCATGTCACGCGAAGAAGTGGCTGGTTTTGCTTCAGAGGAAGAAGAAAGCTTTATCGCTTTTGATACTGAACGTGCTCGTAATGCGAAATATATTATTTTGACCGATCCTCTTGATGGTTCATCCAATATTGATGTAAACGTTTCAGTTGGGACAATCTTCTCTATTTATCGTCGTGTATCCCCAATTGGCTCACCAGTTACCTTAGAAGACTTTATGCAACCGGGTAATAAACAAGTGGCTGCGGGTTACATCGTGTATGGTTCGTCCACTATGTTGGTTTACACCACAGGCCACGGCGTGAATGGTTTTACTTATGACCCATCTATCGGTACCTTCTGTCTTTCTCATGAAAATATGCAAATGCCAAAAGACGGTAAAATTTACTCCATCAACGAAGGACAATATCTTAAATTCCCACAAGGGGTAAAAAAATACATTAAATATTGCCAAGAGGAAGATAAAGCAACTAACCGACCTTATGCGTCACGTTATATTGGTTCATTAGTGGCAGACTTCCACCGTAACTTATTAAAAGGCGGTATCTACATTTATCCAAGTGCAACTAACTATCCAAATGGTAAGCTTCGTTTGCTTTATGAAGGCAATCCAATGGCATTCTTAGCAGAACAAGCGGGGGGTATTGCATCTGATGGTTACAATCGAATTTTAGATATTCAACCAAGTGAACTTCACCAACGTGTACCACTTTTCATCGGTTCCGCAGAAATGGTGAAAAAAGCCGAAGAAATGATGAGAGAATTTAAAGAAGATTAAATTCCTAAAGTGCGGTCAATTTTAACCGCACTTTTTTAGCGAACAAAAAAGCGAACTTTATATGTTCGCCTTTTTCATTTTTTGTATTAATCTCGTTTTCTTGCAAGTAGCCACCAAATAATCGCCATAAACAAGAGGCTTGGCATTAGTGCACCTAAAAAAGCTGGCGCATTAAATACCACACTCATTTGTCCAAAAATTTCATTGACGACATAGAACAAGAAACCAAAACAAATCCCCGTTACGATTCTCGCTCCTGCAGTGACACTACGTAATGAACCAAAGATGAAAGATAACGCAAGCATCATCATTACACCTACAGAAAGGGGCTGAAAAATCTTACGCCAATAGGTTAATTCAAAACGGCGAGAATCCTGTCCTGTTTGTTTTAAGAAAGCAATATATTCATACAAACCGGAAATAGATAATGACGTTGGACGTAATGAAACTGCGCCTAATTTATCTGGCGTTAAGCTTGTTGCCCAATCTTCTG is part of the Haemophilus parainfluenzae ATCC 33392 genome and harbors:
- the pxpB gene encoding 5-oxoprolinase subunit PxpB; this translates as MNITPISESAVVCSLPPPASLQQQRQLWAFANQLQSEQDIVEVVVGMNNLTVFTDFYVDFGPFIQRLEQHWTELKVSTFQGRHIEIPVIYGGELGQDLCEVAKLHNTTPKKIVQMHSESIYTVYMIGFQPGFPYLGGLPKCLHTPRRATPRTVVPAGSVGIGGAQTGIYPFASPGGWQLIGHTKLALFDKNQAQPTLLQAGDTVKFVVEGIEL
- the fbp gene encoding class 1 fructose-bisphosphatase, coding for MKTLSEFIVERQAEYPNAKGELSGILSSIRLLAKIIHRDINKAGLTNILGQSGIENVQGESQMKLDLFAHNTMNAALMSREEVAGFASEEEESFIAFDTERARNAKYIILTDPLDGSSNIDVNVSVGTIFSIYRRVSPIGSPVTLEDFMQPGNKQVAAGYIVYGSSTMLVYTTGHGVNGFTYDPSIGTFCLSHENMQMPKDGKIYSINEGQYLKFPQGVKKYIKYCQEEDKATNRPYASRYIGSLVADFHRNLLKGGIYIYPSATNYPNGKLRLLYEGNPMAFLAEQAGGIASDGYNRILDIQPSELHQRVPLFIGSAEMVKKAEEMMREFKED